In the genome of Populus nigra chromosome 9, ddPopNigr1.1, whole genome shotgun sequence, one region contains:
- the LOC133703014 gene encoding cysteine-rich receptor-like protein kinase 44 isoform X1 gives MASSRLLFSLCLLFVKVLALAKVQQPADQPVMLYKECVGKGNYTTNSNYQANLNQLLTSIYTNTEINNGFYNFSNGQDADTVYSIALCRPDISPDACRSCIRNAGDSLVRLCPKYLEAIGGLDDCMVRYTNRSIFNRMEKGPYFWVYDDRVHVSDVVGFNQSRMTLLDRLRDEAAAGDSRYKYAMDQIAAPNFQTIYALVQCTPDLSASECRDCLYNASGLIPQCCDARQGGRVFYPSCNFRYEIDPFYHPSTNSIPPPPASTSQGKKGMKRNAIIIISIVPIAVSVILIVCVCIFLRARRKQKGEEEAKAGDEIESAESLQFAFSTIRDATEDFSEKNKLGQGGFGAVYKGALPSGQEIAVKRLSKDSGQGDLEFKNEVLLVARLQHRNLVRLLGFCLQGIERLLIYEFMPNASLDHFIFDPIKRVHLNWERRYKIIGGIARGLLYLHEDSRLRIIHRDLKASNILLDEEMNPKISDFGMARLFVVDQTQGNTSRIVGTYGYMAPEYAMQGHFSVKSDVFSFGVLVLEIVTGKKNSFRNGNDIEHLLSHAWRNWREGTAQDMIDPVLSSGSATEMMRCIHIGLLCVQENVADRPTMASVVLMLSSSSLTLQIPSQPAFFMNSSTYQSDLSSSMGHSSRVTESSLSESVAIPLSKNEVSITELYPR, from the exons ATGGCTTCTTCCAGATTGCTTTTTTCTCTCTGTCTTCTGTTCGTCAAAGTTCTGGCTCTAGCGAAGGTACAGCAGCCAGCAGACCAGCCTGTGATGTTATATAAAGAATGTGTAGGAAAGGGCAACTACACCACTAACAGTAATTACCAGGCAAATCTCAATCAACTCCTCACCTCTATCTACACCAACACTGAAATAAACAATGGCTTTTACAACTTTTCCAACGGCCAAGACGCGGACACAGTCTATTCAATTGCACTTTGTAGACCGGATATCAGTCCTGATGCCTGCCGCAGTTGCATAAGAAATGCTGGTGATTCCCTGGTAAGACTCTGTCCAAAATATTTGGAGGCAATTGGAGGGTTAGATGATTGTATGGTACGCTACACAAACCGCTCCATATTTAATCGCATGGAGAAAGGACCTTATTTTTGGGTGTATGATGATCGAGTTCATGTCTCTGATGTAGTCGGGTTCAATCAGTCACGGATGACCTTGTTAGATAGGCTGAGAGATGAAGCAGCAGCAGGGGATTCTCGTTACAAGTATGCAATGGATCAAATAGCTGCCCCAAACTTTCAAACAATATATGCACTTGTACAGTGTACTCCTGATTTATCTGCTTCGGAATGCAGGGATTGCCTGTATAATGCTTCAGGACTTATTCCACAGTGTTGTGATGCAAGACAAGGTGGAAGAGTTTTTTATCCAAGCTGTAATTTTAGGTATGAGATAGACCCTTTCTATCACCCTTCGACTAATTCAATCCCACCACCACCAGCTTCAACTTCACAAG GAAAGAAGGGCATGAAGAGAAAtgccatcatcatcatttccATTGTTCCGATAGCTGTTTCTGTGATTCTTATAGTTTGCGTCTGCATCTTCTTAAGAGCCAGGAGGAAGCAGAAGGGGGAAGAGGAAGCTAAAG CTGGGGACGAAATAGAAAGTGCAGAATCATTGCAATTCGCATTCAGCACCATTCGAGATGCAACAGAGGACTTTTCGGAGAAAAATAAGCTGGGACAGGGTGGATTTGGTGCTGTTTACAAG GGAGCACTTCCTAGCGGACAAGAGATTGCTGTGAAAAGACTTTCTAAGGACTCTGGGCAAGGAGATTTGGAATTCAAAAATGAAGTCTTATTGGTGGCAAGACTCCAGCACCGGAATTTAGTCAGGCTTCTAGGTTTCTGCTTGCAAGGAATTGAAAGGCTTCTTATCTATGAGTTTATGCCTAATGCGAGCCTTGATCACTTCATATTTG ATCCAATCAAGCGTGTGCATTTGAACTGGGAAAGACGTTACAAGATTATTGGAGGAATTGCTCGAGGGCTCCTTTACCTTCACGAGGATTCTCGACTTCGAATCATTCATCGTGACCTCAAAGCCAGCAACATTTTGTTAGATGAAGAGATGAATCCGAAAATTTCAGATTTTGGCATGGCGAGGTTGTTCGTAGTGGATCAAACTCAAGGCAATACAAGTAGAATTGTGGGAACCTA TGGCTATATGGCTCCAGAATATGCAATGCAAGGACACTTCTCGGTCAAGTCAGACGTATTTAGTTTCGGCGTGCTAGTTTTGGAGATTGTGactggtaaaaaaaatagttttcgcAATGGAAATGACATAGAGCACCTTTTGAGCCAT GCATGGAGAAACTGGAGGGAAGGGACTGCTCAAGATATGATAGATCCCGTTTTGAGTAGTGGCTCAGCAACAGAAATGATGAGATGCATCCACATTGGGTTACTCTGCGTTCAAGAAAATGTAGCTGACAGGCCGACAATGGCTTCAGTAGTTCTCATGCTAAGCAGCTCTTCCCTCACATTGCAAATACCTTCTCAACCTGCATTTTTTATGAACAGCAGCACATATCAATCAGATCTGTCATCCTCAATGGGGCATAGTTCAAGGGTGACTGAGTCCTCGCTATCTGAATCTGTAGCTATCCCTTTGTCCAAAAATGAGGTTTCAATTACTGAGTTGTATCCTAGATAA